AAGGTTTCAACGTAATCGCCAACCGCTTGACCTCGATCCCGATCACCGTGGGTGAGCGCATCTCGGGCTTGGGCAAAAACACCTGTTGCAGGTTGAGGTTCTGGATAAGCGTGCCCACGGTCTCGGCATAGTGCAACCATACCAGAAACTGCGCCCGCTCCTCTTCGCCCACGCCCGGTGCAAACCCGTGCTCGGGGCGGGTCTCGCAGAGATATTGCACGATCGCCCCGCTCTCAAACAAAACCTGCCCGTCAATTTCAAGAACCGGAACCCGCCCGGCCGGTGAAATCGCCTGAAACTCCGGGCTGCGCAAATCGCCACTGCGGATGTCATATGACAAAATGTCCGGCTCAAGGCCCATTTCGTACAGCACCCACAAGACCCGGAACGACCGGCTTCCTGCGACACTGTGCAGACGGATTGGCGTTTCAGTCATGGGGTATCCTTTCATTTCAGGTTTTGCGCCGCGCGTTGCGCGTCGCGAGGGGGCGCCTCACTTCGTTCGGCGCCATATGCGGCAAGGGGCGCGCAACAATTGTCATCGTTGTCCATCTGGCGACGCCGTGCAATTGGGTATTTTTACCATTAAAGAGACGCCTCGGCGTCGCGGCTTCCTTCTTGGGTCAAATACTCATTTTTACCTCTGCCCCGCTCAACCCGCCTTGAGCTGACCCGCAGTTTGCAATCACCAATGGCCCCCGCAAGGCGACAGGGTCTGTTTTCTTACAGAAAACTGACCCGGGGTGGGCGGGTGGGTCGGCTTGCGGGGGCCATTGAGCGGGATCACGCAGCGTCGGCGGCCTCCTCTTCCAACCGGATCAATGCGGCACCGGCTTCGACCTGCGCGCCGGCGGTGCAAAGCACATCGGCCACCACCCCGTCGCGCGCAGCCAACAAGGCGTGTTCCATTTTCATGGCCTCCAAAATAGCGAGCCGGTCGCCCGCCGACACCTTCTGCCCGGCGCTTGCAAAGACCGCTTTGACCAGCCCCGGCATTGGCGCTTCGATCAGGTTGCCATCGCCCCCCGCGCCGCTCGCCCGTTCAAGCGGATCGACAAGCCTGACAGCGATGCCATAGCCCGAGAAAATCGTGATCTCGTCACCGGCCAGAGCCCAGGCCGCCACCGGCGTGCCGTTGATCCGCCAACCATCATTCCAGCTGGCTGTCACCTCCGCCTCCCCGACCCGGATCACCACCTGCGTCGCCGTTTCGCT
This genomic window from Rhodobacteraceae bacterium D3-12 contains:
- a CDS encoding glutathione S-transferase family protein; the encoded protein is MTETPIRLHSVAGSRSFRVLWVLYEMGLEPDILSYDIRSGDLRSPEFQAISPAGRVPVLEIDGQVLFESGAIVQYLCETRPEHGFAPGVGEEERAQFLVWLHYAETVGTLIQNLNLQQVFLPKPEMRSPTVIGIEVKRLAITLKPLERLFAEQDYMLRRGISAADMMMGFTLESARHYVRFDRFPNLERYQERIEARPAYQRALKAEGLQAFYDREFYDVPEA